A stretch of Rhinoderma darwinii isolate aRhiDar2 chromosome 4, aRhiDar2.hap1, whole genome shotgun sequence DNA encodes these proteins:
- the LOC142759360 gene encoding vomeronasal type-2 receptor 26-like, with product MERCLKCPEDHWSNEIRDTCIPRATEFLSYNDPLGLALVIVALLFCLLTAGILGIFFKYKDTAIVKANNKNLSFILLLSLMLSFLCPLLFIGRPTQMSCLLQQVTFGNIFTIAVSSVLAKTVTVVLAFKATRPDTTLRRWFGRHFTTSLLFVSCFGEFLICVFWLSFSPPFPMYNTEIEVGKIILQCNEGSDVAFYLVLGYIGFLAAFSFVVAFLARKLPDTFNEAQYITFSMLVFCSVWISFIPSYQSTKGKYMVAVEVFAILASSSGILCCIFFPKCYIILLKPKLNIRSSLTLMRSGNKRKK from the coding sequence ATGGAAAGATGTTTGAAGTGTCCAGAGGATCACTGGTCTAATGAGATAAGAGACACCTGCATCCCAAGAGCAACGGAGTTCCTGTCCTACAATGACCCACTGGGGTTAGCTCTTGTCATCGTTGCTCTGCTATTCTGCCTCTTGACAGCTGGGATATTGGGAATATTCTTCAAATACAAGGACACAGCGATTGTCAAAGCCAATAATAAGAACCTCAGCTTTATACTTCTCCTGTCACTCATGTTATCCTTTCTCTGTCCTCTGTTATTTATTGGACGTCCCACACAGATGTCCTGTCTCCTTCAGCAAGTGACTTTTGGAAATATTTTTACAATTGCCGTTTCTTCAGTTTTGGCAAAAACTGTCACCGTGGTCTTGGCCTTTAAAGCCACAAGACCTGACACGACACTGAGGAGATGGTTCGGGCGACATTTCACAACGTCTCTCTTGTTTGTGTCTTGTTTTGGTGAATTCTTGATCTGTGTCTTCTGGTTGTCTTTCTCTCCACCATTTCCCATGTATAACACTGAGATAGAGGTTGGAAAGATAATCTTGCAGTGTAATGAGGGATCGGACGTTGCTTTCTACTTGGTCCTTGGCTACATTGGATTTCTGGCTGCGTTCAGCTTTGTTGTAGCATTTTTAGCCAGGAAACTCCCGGACACCTTCAATGAGGCTCAGTACATCACCTTCAGCATGCTGGTCTTCTGCAGTGTGTGGATCTCCTTCATCCCATCGTATCAGAGTACTAAGGGAAAATACATGGTGGCTGTGGAGGTCTTTGCCATCTTGGCCTCCAGTTCTGGAATTCTCTGTTGTATTTTCTTTCCCAAATGTTACATTATTCTACTGAAACCAAAACTAAACATCAGATCCAGTTTAACTTTAATGAGAAGTGGCAATAAACGTAAAAAATAG